In Nostoc sp. UHCC 0926, a single genomic region encodes these proteins:
- a CDS encoding TonB-dependent siderophore receptor has translation MRIQRLSSIIWLWLVMSFLPMFMAQSVRAEVKQNSPTVITKIKSLSEIERPATNVSGLFSQSSTPQAPSSEVVQVRAVKANPTTLGVEVILQTSKGEQLQVTNRSAGNSFIADIPNAQLRLPNGDAFIFRSEKPLAGITEITVTNLDANTIRVTVIGEASSPTVELFDSDEGLIFGLTTAASTAQQPPQTQPTPEQQQPTNQTQPQQPSASSDQPIELVVTGEQDGYSVPDATTATKTDTPLRDIPQSIQVVPQQVLRDQQVTRLNDALRNVSGVISASGSPGNTESSGFTIRGFDAGPSLRNGLSDPLGDRSLELSNIERVEVLKGPASALFGNGSPGGTINLITKQPLATPYYALEATVGSYSYYRGAVDLSGPLNDDKTGLYRLNVSYKDAGSFIDFAHDKNLLIAPVLSFAIGERTKLTLEGEYISADTNRLFLPAVGTVLPNPNGKIPRNLNTSGPDRNDNYVHEDIGRIGYSLEHKFSDNWSLKNAFRAIFYHFETSGFLRDGTPLVDNRILNREFGEGQFDDEAYNLLTDIVGKFSTGSIQHQLLFGFDLSRFSYESLFRNANAAPIDLFNPVYDQSIGETTSTPNNSSLTEALGIYVQDQIALSENLKLLLGVRFDAFKQTDGDLVANTESSQSGDAFSPRFGIVYQPIKPISLYASYSRSFTPAIGISFDGNLFEPERSTQYEVGVKADLNQRISTTLAFYNLTRSNVLTEDPNNQDYSIQTGEQRSRGIEFNIGGEILPGLNVIAGYAYTDAKITEDETYKPGNYLNNVPKNSFNLWTKYEIQSGSLKGLGFGLGLFYVGDRQADLDNSFELPSYFRTDAAIFYKQGQLRAQVNFRNLFGVDYFDSARDLLRVFPGEPFTVQGTISWEF, from the coding sequence ATGAGAATTCAGCGGTTGTCGTCTATTATTTGGCTATGGTTGGTGATGAGTTTTCTGCCAATGTTTATGGCACAATCTGTACGGGCAGAAGTGAAACAAAATTCGCCAACAGTAATTACAAAAATTAAGTCACTGAGCGAGATTGAACGCCCAGCCACCAATGTTAGTGGGTTGTTTTCTCAATCGTCAACCCCACAAGCACCTTCATCAGAAGTTGTGCAAGTGAGGGCAGTGAAGGCAAATCCCACCACACTAGGTGTGGAGGTGATTCTACAAACTAGCAAAGGGGAACAATTACAAGTTACTAATCGCAGTGCTGGTAATAGTTTTATTGCTGATATTCCCAATGCCCAGCTGCGTTTACCCAATGGTGATGCATTCATATTCCGTTCAGAAAAACCACTTGCGGGAATTACTGAAATAACAGTAACAAATTTGGATGCTAACACCATCCGGGTGACGGTGATCGGTGAGGCAAGCTCACCAACAGTCGAGTTATTTGACAGTGATGAAGGTTTGATTTTTGGGTTGACAACTGCTGCATCTACTGCACAGCAGCCACCCCAAACACAACCAACACCTGAACAACAGCAGCCAACAAACCAAACCCAACCACAGCAACCATCGGCTTCTAGTGATCAGCCAATTGAATTGGTGGTGACAGGAGAACAAGATGGATACAGTGTACCAGATGCGACCACTGCGACCAAAACCGATACACCCTTGCGCGACATCCCGCAATCAATTCAAGTTGTACCCCAACAGGTACTCCGCGACCAACAAGTCACCCGCTTGAACGATGCTTTGAGGAATGTTTCCGGTGTGATTTCAGCATCTGGATCACCTGGCAATACCGAATCAAGTGGATTTACCATTCGGGGCTTTGATGCTGGGCCTTCGCTCAGGAATGGTCTGAGTGATCCTCTGGGCGATCGCTCACTGGAACTCTCCAATATAGAGCGAGTGGAAGTCCTCAAGGGGCCGGCTTCAGCTCTATTTGGTAATGGTAGTCCCGGTGGCACAATCAACTTGATTACCAAGCAGCCCCTCGCCACTCCTTACTATGCCCTTGAAGCAACGGTTGGCAGTTACAGCTATTATCGGGGTGCTGTGGATCTGTCTGGGCCTTTAAACGATGACAAAACAGGGCTGTATCGACTGAATGTGTCTTATAAAGATGCAGGCAGTTTTATCGATTTTGCTCATGATAAAAATCTACTCATTGCGCCAGTTTTGAGTTTTGCAATTGGTGAGCGCACAAAGCTAACTCTGGAAGGAGAGTATATCAGTGCAGATACCAATCGATTGTTCCTACCAGCCGTCGGCACTGTACTACCTAACCCAAATGGGAAAATACCACGCAACCTGAACACTAGTGGACCTGACAGGAATGACAATTATGTTCATGAGGATATTGGTAGAATTGGATATAGTTTAGAACACAAATTCAGTGATAACTGGTCATTAAAAAACGCTTTTCGGGCAATATTTTATCATTTTGAAACCAGTGGTTTTCTACGTGATGGTACTCCTCTCGTGGATAACCGAATACTAAATCGAGAATTTGGTGAAGGACAGTTTGATGACGAGGCTTACAATCTGTTAACAGACATCGTTGGCAAATTCTCAACTGGCTCCATTCAGCATCAGTTGCTATTTGGATTTGACCTAAGTAGATTCTCTTATGAATCTTTATTTAGGAATGCTAATGCAGCACCCATTGACCTGTTTAACCCAGTGTATGACCAATCCATTGGTGAAACTACCAGTACTCCAAATAATTCCTCTCTAACAGAGGCACTTGGTATTTATGTCCAAGATCAGATCGCGCTGAGTGAAAATTTGAAGCTGCTGTTGGGTGTACGGTTTGATGCCTTTAAACAGACGGATGGAGATTTGGTAGCAAATACCGAAAGCAGCCAGTCAGGAGATGCGTTTAGCCCTCGTTTCGGTATTGTCTACCAACCCATAAAGCCAATTTCACTCTATGCCAGCTATAGTCGCTCGTTTACCCCAGCGATTGGAATTAGCTTTGATGGCAACCTTTTTGAACCAGAACGTTCCACGCAGTATGAAGTCGGGGTGAAGGCAGATTTGAATCAGAGAATTTCTACAACACTTGCTTTCTATAATCTGACTCGCTCGAATGTCTTGACTGAAGACCCAAATAATCAAGATTATTCGATTCAAACAGGTGAGCAGCGCAGCCGGGGTATCGAATTCAACATTGGGGGTGAAATCTTACCCGGTTTGAATGTGATTGCAGGTTATGCTTACACGGATGCCAAAATCACCGAGGACGAGACTTACAAACCAGGTAATTACCTGAACAATGTACCAAAAAATAGTTTCAATTTGTGGACGAAGTATGAAATTCAATCTGGTAGTCTCAAAGGACTCGGCTTTGGTTTGGGATTATTCTATGTAGGCGATCGCCAGGCAGATTTAGACAATTCCTTTGAATTGCCGAGCTATTTCCGTACTGATGCTGCCATTTTCTATAAACAAGGACAGCTTCGCGCACAGGTGAATTTCAGAAATCTGTTTGGTGTGGATTATTTTGATTCTGCTCGTGACCTTTTGCGTGTTTTTCCTGGCGAACCGTTCACCGTGCAGGGCACGATTTCGTGGGAGTTTTGA